One Paracidovorax avenae ATCC 19860 genomic region harbors:
- a CDS encoding P1 family peptidase — MSQFSQSPGPAGDAGSITRVAGIEVGHSTDARRPTGCSVVIAREGAVAGVDVRGAAPGTRETDLLEPTHLVDRIHAVMLAGGSAFGLDAAGGAVRWLEERGIGLDVGVARIPLVPAAVLFDLPVGDARIRPDAAAGYAACAAASRADPAEGNVGAGAGASVGKLFGMEYAMKGGIGSASITVLGVTVGALVACNAAGDVVDPESGRPVAGARKAGGLGLRDTRRALLAGDVPNTLLAGTNTTIGVVATDATITKAQARRLAVCAHDGLARAINPVHTLSDGDTLFALGTGLAGRSPGMMVLSTLAAEVTARATLRAVLAARSLATPQGLHLPGAAELGGTAPWGAVWP; from the coding sequence ATGTCCCAGTTCTCGCAATCCCCTGGCCCGGCCGGCGACGCCGGCTCCATCACCCGCGTCGCCGGCATCGAGGTCGGCCACAGCACCGACGCCCGCCGGCCCACCGGCTGCAGCGTGGTCATCGCCCGCGAAGGTGCCGTGGCCGGCGTGGACGTGCGCGGGGCCGCGCCCGGCACGCGCGAGACCGACCTGCTGGAGCCCACGCACCTGGTCGATCGCATCCATGCCGTGATGCTGGCCGGTGGCAGCGCATTCGGGCTGGATGCGGCCGGCGGCGCCGTGCGCTGGCTGGAAGAGCGCGGCATCGGCCTGGACGTGGGCGTGGCCCGCATCCCGCTGGTGCCGGCCGCCGTGCTGTTCGACCTGCCCGTGGGCGATGCGCGCATCCGCCCCGACGCCGCCGCCGGCTACGCGGCCTGCGCCGCCGCATCGCGCGCGGACCCGGCCGAAGGCAACGTGGGCGCGGGCGCGGGCGCCTCGGTGGGCAAGCTCTTCGGCATGGAATACGCCATGAAGGGCGGCATCGGCAGCGCGTCTATCACCGTGCTGGGAGTGACGGTGGGCGCGCTGGTGGCCTGCAATGCGGCCGGCGACGTGGTGGACCCGGAGTCCGGCCGTCCGGTGGCCGGCGCCCGCAAGGCCGGCGGGCTGGGGCTGCGCGACACGCGCCGCGCGCTGCTGGCCGGGGATGTGCCGAACACGCTGCTCGCGGGCACCAACACCACGATCGGCGTGGTGGCGACCGATGCCACCATCACGAAGGCGCAGGCCCGGCGGCTGGCAGTGTGCGCGCACGACGGGCTGGCGCGCGCCATCAATCCGGTGCACACGCTGTCGGACGGTGACACGCTCTTCGCGCTGGGCACGGGACTGGCGGGCCGTTCGCCGGGCATGATGGTGCTGTCCACCCTGGCCGCCGAGGTCACGGCACGCGCCACGCTGCGCGCGGTGCTCGCGGCGCGCTCGCTCGCCACGCCGCAGGGCCTGCACCTGCCCGGCGCGGCGGAACTGGGCGGCACGGCACCCTGGGGAGCAGTCTGGCCATGA
- a CDS encoding TAXI family TRAP transporter solute-binding subunit encodes MNMLAARSRTAARRLRTALLNVRDLLLSAGPLAFLAVGLVALAYWWLQPNPPRRVTLATGPAQSAYAEFGQRYRKALAADGIDVVLLESEGSSANLQLLREGRADLAFVQGGTGELRPEDAGNLESLGSLFVEPIWLFYRDDAARRVSASGRLTSLAQLRGLRVNVGTPGSGVPTLMDTLLEANRVDPARVHRTQLGQTPATVDFLAGRLDALVFASAPESLMVQMLLQTPGVRLMDFPQNEAYARRFPFLTPVTLPRGVVDLAGNVPSSDIRLVASTTSLLAREGTHPALLQLFAQSAQTLHGGAGWFNRAREFPNTRHSELPIAAEGERAINGSPPLLQRYLPFWIANLVERMWLVLGVLLAAMLPLSRIVPPLYQFRVRSRVFRWYGRLREIEDQFETGGLPPQELLAHLARLETQVEKVSVPLSYADELYALRHHIQIVRQKVAGGMQPPSATH; translated from the coding sequence ATGAACATGCTCGCCGCCCGGTCGCGCACCGCCGCCCGGCGCCTGCGTACCGCCCTGCTGAATGTGCGCGACCTGCTGCTATCGGCCGGCCCGCTCGCCTTCCTGGCCGTGGGACTGGTGGCACTGGCCTACTGGTGGCTGCAGCCCAATCCGCCGCGCCGCGTCACCCTGGCCACCGGCCCCGCGCAAAGCGCCTATGCCGAGTTCGGCCAGCGCTATCGCAAGGCCCTGGCAGCGGACGGCATCGACGTGGTGCTGCTGGAGAGCGAAGGCTCCTCGGCCAACCTGCAGCTGCTGCGCGAAGGCCGGGCGGACCTGGCCTTCGTGCAGGGCGGCACGGGCGAACTGCGTCCGGAGGACGCCGGGAACCTGGAGTCGCTGGGCAGCCTGTTCGTGGAGCCGATCTGGCTGTTCTACCGGGACGACGCGGCGCGGCGCGTGTCCGCCAGCGGCCGCCTCACCAGCCTGGCGCAGCTGCGCGGACTGCGGGTGAACGTGGGCACGCCGGGCAGCGGCGTGCCGACCCTCATGGACACCTTGCTGGAGGCCAACCGGGTGGATCCGGCCCGCGTACACCGCACGCAACTGGGCCAGACGCCCGCCACGGTGGACTTCCTGGCGGGCCGGCTGGACGCGCTGGTGTTCGCCTCCGCGCCCGAATCGCTGATGGTGCAAATGCTGTTGCAGACGCCCGGCGTGCGGCTCATGGACTTTCCGCAGAACGAAGCCTACGCCCGGCGTTTCCCGTTCCTCACGCCCGTCACGCTGCCGCGTGGCGTGGTGGATCTCGCGGGCAACGTGCCTTCCTCCGATATACGCCTGGTGGCCTCCACCACCTCGCTGCTGGCGCGCGAGGGCACGCACCCGGCGCTGCTGCAGTTGTTCGCGCAGAGCGCGCAGACGCTGCACGGCGGGGCGGGCTGGTTCAACCGCGCGCGCGAATTCCCCAACACCCGCCACAGCGAGCTGCCGATCGCGGCTGAAGGGGAGCGGGCCATCAACGGCTCGCCACCGCTGCTGCAGCGCTACCTGCCGTTCTGGATCGCCAACCTCGTCGAGCGCATGTGGCTGGTGCTGGGCGTGCTGCTGGCGGCCATGCTGCCGCTGTCGCGCATCGTGCCGCCGCTCTACCAGTTCCGCGTGCGCTCGCGCGTGTTCCGCTGGTATGGCCGGCTGCGCGAGATCGAGGACCAGTTCGAGACCGGCGGCCTGCCGCCGCAGGAACTGCTGGCGCATCTGGCCCGGCTGGAAACCCAGGTCGAGAAGGTGAGCGTGCCGCTCTCGTACGCGGACGAGCTCTACGCGCTGCGCCACCACATCCAGATCGTGCGGCAGAAGGTGGCCGGCGGCATGCAGCCCCCCTCCGCTACTCATTAG
- the ettA gene encoding energy-dependent translational throttle protein EttA — protein MAQYVYSMNRVSKTVPPKRQILKDISLSFFPGAKIGVLGLNGSGKSTLLKIMAGVDKEIEGEAIPMPGLKIGYLPQEPQLDPSHTVRESVEEAMGEVFAAKAKLEEVYAAYAEPDADFDALAAEQARLEAIIATAGTDSEHQLEIAADALRLPPWEANVGVLSGGEKRRIALCRLLLSKPDMLLLDEPTNHLDAESVDWLEQFLHRFPGTVVAITHDRYFLDNAAEWILELDRGHGIPYKGNYSTWLDQKQARLESEQKGEEARAKALKKELEWVRQNAKGRQAKSKARIARFEELSDFEYQKRNETQEIFIPVADRLGTQVIEFKNVTKSFGDRVLIDNLSMNIPAGAIVGIIGPNGAGKSTLFKLIAGREQPDSGEVVIGSTVKMAYVDQNRDALSDEKTVWEDISGGLDIINIGKFQMASRAYAGRFNFNGGDQQKKVGSLSGGERGRLHLAKTLIAGGNVLLLDEPSNDLDVETLRALEDALLEYAGTVLVISHDRWFLDRIATHILAAEGDSQWVFFDGNYQEYEADKKKRLGEEGAKPKRMRYKALK, from the coding sequence ATGGCCCAGTACGTTTATTCGATGAACCGCGTCAGCAAGACCGTGCCCCCGAAGCGGCAGATCTTGAAGGACATCTCCCTGTCGTTCTTCCCCGGCGCCAAGATCGGCGTGCTGGGCCTGAACGGCTCGGGCAAGTCCACGCTGCTGAAGATCATGGCCGGCGTTGACAAGGAGATCGAGGGCGAAGCCATCCCCATGCCGGGCCTGAAGATCGGTTATCTGCCGCAGGAGCCGCAACTCGACCCCAGCCACACCGTGCGCGAGAGCGTGGAAGAGGCCATGGGCGAGGTCTTCGCCGCCAAGGCCAAGCTCGAGGAGGTGTATGCCGCCTATGCCGAGCCCGATGCCGACTTCGATGCGCTGGCCGCCGAGCAGGCCCGCCTGGAAGCCATCATCGCCACGGCCGGCACCGATTCCGAGCACCAGCTGGAGATCGCCGCCGACGCGTTGCGCCTGCCGCCCTGGGAGGCCAACGTGGGCGTGCTGTCCGGTGGCGAGAAGCGCCGCATCGCGCTGTGCCGCCTGCTGCTGTCCAAGCCCGACATGCTGCTGCTCGACGAACCCACCAACCACCTGGACGCCGAATCCGTCGACTGGCTGGAACAGTTCCTGCACCGCTTCCCCGGCACCGTGGTGGCCATCACCCACGATCGCTACTTCCTCGACAACGCCGCGGAGTGGATCCTGGAACTGGACCGTGGCCACGGCATTCCGTACAAGGGCAACTACAGCACCTGGCTGGACCAGAAGCAGGCCCGCCTCGAATCCGAGCAGAAGGGCGAGGAAGCCCGCGCCAAGGCCCTGAAGAAGGAACTGGAGTGGGTGCGCCAGAACGCCAAGGGCCGCCAGGCCAAGTCCAAGGCGCGTATCGCCCGCTTCGAGGAACTGAGCGATTTCGAATACCAGAAGCGCAACGAGACGCAGGAAATCTTCATTCCCGTCGCCGACCGCCTGGGCACCCAGGTGATCGAGTTCAAGAACGTCACCAAGTCCTTCGGCGACCGCGTGCTGATCGACAACCTGTCGATGAACATCCCGGCCGGCGCCATCGTCGGCATCATCGGCCCGAACGGGGCCGGTAAATCGACGCTGTTCAAGCTGATCGCCGGCCGCGAGCAGCCCGACAGCGGCGAGGTGGTGATCGGCTCCACCGTCAAGATGGCCTACGTGGACCAGAACCGCGATGCGCTGTCCGACGAGAAGACCGTGTGGGAAGACATCTCCGGCGGCCTGGACATCATCAACATCGGCAAGTTCCAGATGGCGAGCCGCGCCTACGCGGGCCGCTTCAACTTCAACGGCGGCGACCAGCAGAAGAAGGTCGGCAGCCTGTCGGGCGGCGAACGCGGGCGCCTGCACCTGGCCAAGACGCTGATCGCGGGCGGCAACGTGCTGCTGCTCGATGAACCCTCGAACGACCTGGACGTGGAAACCCTGCGCGCCCTGGAAGACGCACTGCTGGAATACGCGGGCACCGTGCTGGTCATCAGCCATGACCGCTGGTTCCTCGACCGGATCGCCACCCACATCCTGGCCGCCGAAGGCGACAGCCAGTGGGTGTTCTTCGACGGCAACTACCAGGAATACGAAGCCGACAAGAAGAAGCGCCTGGGCGAAGAGGGCGCCAAGCCCAAGCGCATGCGCTACAAGGCGCTCAAGTGA
- the atpC gene encoding ATP synthase F1 subunit epsilon: MPSTPSSSPAAAPDGALQLDIAHMEGLVWSGPVRVVGLPGAEGAFGVLHGHTPLLTRLRAGFVHIETPAGERIEVYVSGGYVEIQPARVTVLADTAVRNADLDAARAEAAKQAASSLLGGELAHIDHALLHAEIARAAAQWTHEARKLSGR, from the coding sequence ATGCCCTCAACGCCCTCGTCATCGCCCGCCGCAGCGCCGGACGGCGCCCTGCAACTCGACATCGCCCACATGGAAGGCCTGGTCTGGTCCGGCCCGGTGCGCGTGGTGGGCCTGCCGGGCGCGGAGGGCGCCTTCGGCGTGCTGCACGGCCACACGCCGCTGCTCACGCGGCTGCGCGCGGGCTTCGTGCACATCGAGACCCCGGCCGGCGAGCGCATCGAGGTGTATGTGTCCGGCGGCTACGTGGAGATCCAGCCCGCACGGGTCACGGTGCTTGCCGACACTGCCGTGCGCAATGCCGACCTCGACGCCGCGCGCGCCGAGGCCGCGAAGCAGGCGGCTTCCAGCCTGCTCGGCGGGGAGCTGGCCCATATCGACCACGCCCTGCTGCACGCCGAGATCGCGCGCGCCGCGGCGCAGTGGACGCACGAAGCGCGCAAGCTCTCCGGGCGCTAG
- a CDS encoding DUF1631 family protein → MSAIAPTARSAFRACVVAAIRDGEAMMEALVAQTRDALEAEAPLAREPRRRDALEGAGALLAQHAPALVRGFPMALLEIFAGAEPDARARPSEPAGLDFGELSLMDEAEVMAQVELSRAQQVALHATEAVLAELDALVSAAQGLPSVRPDRNPLRPENYIRALQQVVGTTGVSSDVRTLWMAPLRNALGTQLQGAYRSAAARLREDGVQPVGYAVAGHAAGRGAAAGRWQGPASAQVDGGQGGAWGTGYGPVPGLGDVHPAQGGWRGPVTDWSGMAGAPLQPSRPAVLAPEAEEALLTVAMLRQMLAQPMGALATPVAAGVPAHLALAAHPGGLDGLPVAGLPLAAPPDGGLAAAAAEAMEDIAELERIVGRLSGSLPAPLAAMGPATAHPGRAAVPIAPPAAGPAGAPARSRSRTASEVVSRMMDNIAQDDRLLAPVQRSLQNLRPALQRLVRHDPRFFTDERHPARRLLDALTQRALSFDSEDAHDFSGFARLMERAVESVTSGDTRSADTFAAALAGLEAGWSEQDRRHREREESARAVAHELKRREELSRRVSQDIRALARTEDVPPDIVEFAAGPWADVVARAQADRPGEDDPGGYLAVVPELFWLAQPDLAARAPERLAPVVTRILGALRGGLDSVGHDEGMTAAILERVATLHQAAAEQAAARAGEAEDSGMPQTGHSLLEPEESEEPERPGEAGEDRAVEAATPTDRANGSGDELSIGTWVELTTNHRAVHTQLTWASPHHTLFLFTAPDGSTQSMTRRVRDKLMAEGALRVLPGPPGKIRPARGGSRKPVR, encoded by the coding sequence ATGTCCGCCATCGCCCCCACCGCCCGGTCGGCTTTCCGTGCCTGCGTCGTGGCAGCCATCCGCGACGGCGAGGCGATGATGGAGGCGCTGGTGGCGCAAACGCGCGATGCCCTGGAGGCAGAGGCGCCGCTGGCGCGCGAGCCACGGCGGCGCGATGCGCTGGAGGGGGCCGGCGCGCTGCTGGCGCAGCACGCGCCCGCGCTGGTGCGGGGCTTTCCCATGGCCCTGCTGGAGATCTTCGCGGGCGCCGAGCCGGACGCCCGGGCGAGGCCTTCCGAGCCCGCAGGGCTGGACTTCGGCGAGCTGTCCCTGATGGACGAGGCCGAGGTCATGGCGCAGGTGGAACTGTCGCGCGCCCAGCAGGTGGCGCTGCATGCCACCGAAGCCGTGCTGGCGGAGCTGGACGCGCTGGTGAGCGCGGCCCAGGGACTGCCCAGCGTGCGACCCGACCGCAATCCGTTGCGACCGGAGAACTACATCCGCGCCCTGCAGCAGGTGGTGGGCACCACAGGGGTTTCATCCGACGTGCGCACCCTCTGGATGGCGCCGCTGCGCAACGCCCTGGGCACCCAGCTCCAGGGCGCCTACCGCAGCGCCGCCGCCCGGCTCCGCGAGGATGGCGTGCAGCCTGTGGGCTATGCGGTCGCAGGCCATGCCGCGGGGCGGGGCGCCGCCGCCGGGCGCTGGCAGGGGCCGGCGTCCGCCCAGGTGGACGGCGGGCAGGGCGGCGCCTGGGGCACGGGATACGGCCCCGTCCCCGGCCTGGGAGATGTGCATCCCGCGCAGGGTGGATGGCGGGGGCCGGTGACTGACTGGAGCGGCATGGCGGGCGCACCGCTGCAGCCTTCCCGGCCGGCAGTGCTGGCGCCCGAGGCCGAGGAAGCGTTGCTCACCGTCGCCATGCTCCGGCAGATGCTGGCCCAGCCGATGGGGGCGCTCGCGACCCCGGTGGCCGCAGGCGTGCCTGCGCATCTGGCGCTGGCGGCGCACCCGGGTGGGCTGGACGGCCTGCCGGTGGCCGGCCTGCCCCTGGCCGCCCCCCCGGACGGCGGTCTCGCCGCCGCTGCGGCCGAGGCCATGGAGGACATCGCCGAGCTCGAGCGCATCGTGGGCCGCCTGTCCGGCAGCCTGCCCGCACCGCTCGCCGCCATGGGGCCCGCAACCGCGCATCCGGGCAGGGCAGCGGTCCCCATCGCGCCGCCGGCAGCCGGTCCGGCCGGCGCGCCCGCACGGTCCCGGTCGCGCACCGCCAGCGAGGTGGTCAGCCGCATGATGGACAACATCGCGCAGGATGACCGCCTGCTGGCGCCGGTGCAGCGCTCGCTGCAGAACCTGCGACCGGCGCTGCAGCGCCTGGTGCGGCACGATCCGCGCTTTTTCACCGACGAGCGGCATCCCGCGCGCCGCCTGCTGGACGCGCTCACCCAGCGGGCGCTCTCGTTCGATTCCGAGGACGCGCATGACTTCAGCGGCTTCGCGCGCCTCATGGAGCGGGCCGTGGAAAGCGTGACTTCGGGCGACACCCGCAGCGCCGACACCTTCGCGGCCGCCCTGGCGGGGCTGGAGGCCGGCTGGTCCGAGCAGGACCGGCGCCACCGCGAGCGGGAGGAGTCCGCGCGCGCCGTGGCGCATGAGCTGAAGCGCCGCGAGGAGCTGTCACGGCGCGTGTCGCAGGACATCCGTGCGCTGGCCCGCACCGAGGACGTACCGCCGGACATCGTGGAATTCGCCGCGGGTCCCTGGGCCGACGTGGTGGCGCGCGCCCAGGCGGACCGGCCCGGCGAGGACGACCCCGGCGGCTACCTCGCGGTCGTGCCCGAGCTGTTCTGGCTCGCCCAGCCCGACCTGGCAGCCCGCGCGCCCGAGCGCCTGGCCCCCGTGGTCACGCGCATCCTCGGCGCCCTGCGCGGCGGCCTGGACAGCGTGGGCCACGACGAGGGCATGACCGCCGCGATCCTGGAGCGCGTCGCGACCCTGCACCAGGCGGCCGCCGAACAGGCCGCGGCCCGTGCCGGGGAGGCCGAGGACTCCGGCATGCCGCAGACCGGCCACTCCCTGCTGGAGCCTGAGGAGTCCGAAGAGCCCGAAAGGCCCGGAGAGGCCGGCGAGGACCGGGCCGTAGAGGCAGCCACGCCCACGGACCGGGCGAACGGCTCCGGCGATGAACTCTCCATCGGCACGTGGGTGGAGCTCACCACCAATCACCGCGCGGTGCATACGCAGCTCACCTGGGCCAGCCCGCACCACACGCTGTTTTTGTTCACGGCGCCCGACGGCAGCACGCAGTCCATGACGCGGCGCGTGCGGGACAAGCTCATGGCCGAGGGCGCGCTCAGGGTGCTGCCGGGGCCGCCGGGGAAGATCCGGCCCGCACGTGGCGGATCGCGCAAGCCGGTACGCTGA